DNA from Drosophila busckii strain San Diego stock center, stock number 13000-0081.31 chromosome 2R, ASM1175060v1, whole genome shotgun sequence:
CAAAAGTATGAGTCACCTTCCTGATTCCAGCGTTGTGGATTAGGTATACTGGTTTTATAGGTATCATACTCAACGGTATTGCCACCCACTTTGCGACTTGTGGAAGGAATCCTCCACTGGGGCTGACCTTGCGCAGACGTACAACTGAGCCACACCAGTTGAATACGCCGGGCGCACCCAATAAGCATTTCCTCCTTTGTCATCAGTAATATGTGCGCTAAATCCCTGCTCGGCCATCAGGTAGAAATAAATTCTGCCTTCCTTTACTTGATCTGACTTAAGACGCAGCGGTAAGATCTTAGTTATGTTCTGCGGCTGATCCGCAAGAGTGTCGGCTATCCAATAGCATATGCCATTCATTTGATAATATTTTCTAGAAGACACTATAAACTTGGGCGCACAGACCAGCAGCTTGTCCGTGTCCTTCGTGCCGCCATCCATGGCACCACCCAGCCACTGATAGTCACGAAGCTCAAAGTCCGAGGTGTATCTGTTCCTATTAATGTTGATATTGCCATGTTCTTCAAACACATACGgattgcagctgccgctgggcAGTGAGCATTTGTAAATGGCGCCCGTTTCGTTGACATTGCTTTGCCCTATCAATGTGGACTGGGCCTGTGGTGCACCTACAATAATGctgcaagagaaagagaaacaTTAGTCAGATCAAGTGATAAATAATGAagttgtttaataattaaataatttaagataatacatatattatgaCTGCGgtcagcaaataaaaaaagcacgTGCACCAAAATGTTCCACACAAGCACCGCCTCACACGAAAGTCTAAACGAAAATGAAACGCGCTCTGGCGAGAGCTAAGCgaacttgcaaaaaaaaaagagcaaccGCTTCAAACGAAAATAAGACGCGCTCTACCGAGAGCTAAGCGAACTTGCTTAATTGTCGggactctcgctctctcttgctctcaaCAGTCTTAGGCTGCTTACTCACTTTGTTTCTTGACTGCTGCTAATaagaaaatcaacaaaaaacaaattgaataaaaaacagTTAAATTGGGTTTCTGCTATATTCATGTAACGCTTTGaatgtttatgcttattttgCTATAGTATTTTCTTGAGTGTTcccaaaaatgaaaagttagGGCAAGTCGCTAATGAAATACACTAGAAGTTAGAAGTACATAACTTTAAATTCTTGCGGTTTGCCTTTAATGTGGTTTTACAacttttgtaaattgaatgtatttacatacatatgtatataagtacaTAGGCTGGGCTTAGtcataagcatttaatttaagttatttatgaACCAAGGTTAAGTTCAAAACAAGTTGAGTTTTCGTTTTAGAACACAGTTCAGTTAACAAATGTATCAAAAATACCTTAAAACAATTTCTACTTCGTTTAATAAATCTTCTAGTCTATCTCTATATAGTCCatattgcttataaaaaaattataaataaatgctctgttttgtaaatttttactaATGACAAAGTTTGTAAGCCTAATTGGTTTTCAAacagtttaaattatattacaattattattattattatattacaacTCTCACCTGGTGGGTCGCATGACCATTGTATAACCAAAGTAGGAGCTGCGCACTTGtggtaaataaaatttcagaTGCTGCGGCGGGCGTATGACAGAATTCGGGCGTGGCGACAAGTTAAAGGCGTTGACGGTGTGCagtggtgggcgtggcagcagcactgccagcagcaacactaaCACACAGCGGCACATTTTGCGTTTAAagatttgttttatataaatttaaattccattgaagcaaattaatgttaaagTAAATTgtgtagcttttgttttctctGTGCAATTAATCGATTTGTGCgcgcttaatttattaaatatactgAACTtgaactaattaattaaaccaCGTATATCCGAACATACTAGCAAGAAATGTAACTGTGCGTTGCTTATATAGCATTTgcattcatataaataaaacacaataatttatttttattgaaacattttgttattgtaagtTTGACGTGCCCTTTATACGCGCTCATTCGCTTGTTCTCTTGTAATCttgactttttatattttcagcaCTCAGCTGCTCTCTTAATCTTTTGTCACTGGATTTTGTtcttacattttgtttgattgctgcattgaaaattgtaaatgctaaaaatattcaGTCCACAAACTTTCAACTCGCGCTCATAGTGATTGTAGTTTCCGATAAAAACAAGAATTAACTCTTTTTTTACGCGCTGGAAAGTAACAACTAAAAGTCGATGATTTCTAGATTACTCCATTATGTTTGTATACAGATCGATGTTATTTGGTGCTATGAAATACGTAGCCAAACATTTAGGGAATTATTTGAAGGAATGCCCATGCAATGCCGTTGAAattcattgcatacttttaagctTGGTAGGAACAAAacagacttaggcaacaaactcaTTTAATTGCTATGTTCGTGATTCAATTTTAGGTTGAGCTCTTTTCgatctttaattttatttaatataattcgTTCTCTTTATGCCTTAACAATatgtaaaacttaaaaatacattttatttaatactttagTTATATGCACTCtgcttagtttagtttaggaAGAATTGTTTActtgctgcttttctttttacattttgtatacaaaagttttgtCAAGTCTTTCACGTTGCCATTTGAAGCTTACTAAACTAAatggaaaaaacaaaaactaaacaattattgttagaaatattttataaatatttacaaataatggCAATTTGGCTTGACTTGAGCACAAGCCTTAgctgtttaataaattaattgcgaTTACACTACAAATTACAAGGCACGCTCTCCCAACTTTAAAAACATTGCAAAGCCGAAGGACATTCAATGTCCTGCAGCTAGCAAGTTGCACTAgataattgtttacaattttctctctctctctctctatctatctatctgtcGCTTTCGTTACGAACACATTTCGAAGTTTCAATTCTATCGCATTTCGGTAGTTTTGGTATTGTAAATCGAATCGTCGCGTGGTGATGTTTGTATTCTACATATATAAGGATGATCACAGTGTGTGTAGTTTAGTTGTCGCCACTGTTAAGCGTTTCAGCCTCGGGCTCCACTGGACTTTGTTGCACCAGCTTGTCCAGCTCTTCCTTCTTGGCGCGATTGAAGAAGCCCGCCTGCAATTCAAACAAGAATGTTACCAACtaaatcatttatatataaagttgagTACTAACCTTATACATGCCATAGGTGATGGCCGCCAGCAGCAATAGACCACCCAGCACAGAGACTATGATAATCCAGATGGGGAAACTGGTTACCAAATGCTTGGATATAACATTTGGCTCAATCTTGCGCGTGATCGCCAGCGTCGAGCCCTTTGGATCGCCCTCTTTGCGCACATTTAGATCGATGAGTATGGCAAAGAACTCCCAAGGATCACTGAGAATGGCGTTGACTTCATTGAGATCCACGCTGAAGCGCATGTTAAGATTCACTGGCTTCTCCGGCTTGAAGTTGTAGATACGCATTATGGCACGCAGGCAAATGGTCATCTCCGGATCCTTGCAGTTGAACACAATGGTGCGATTCACAGGCAACTTGCCCTTCAAATCATCGCTGAGTAACTCATGTGCTTTGATATTGGAAATGCGCGCATATTGCTCACGATTGGCAGTCAAAGCTTTAAGATCGCGTCGCTTGCGAGACATTGAAGCCGTCGCCACTGAGTCCGTGTCCAAGATTTGCAGGTGCTCATGCACATGGCCACTTGTGCTGATGTCGTAGTGCTCGCCATTCTGCGTCAAGACCGCATGCTCCTCATCATAGCCGATGCGACTCGTGGGCACCTCAATGGGATTCAGAATCAGCTGCGTGTTGTTCTGATCGAGCAGCTCAATGGCCACCAGCTGGGCATCATAGGTGGCCTGCATGGTTAAATTGCTCACATTGATGATGGGAATAGTTGCGGTCGATCCTGCAATCTTGTAAGCCACGGGTATATGGAAGACCAGCTCCAAGGCATCCACTGTGCTGGGGCCATTGCTCTTGATCTCGTAATTGTTTATGATCTCCGCCGAGTTCTTGTAGTGCTCCAAGTCGATGGCACCATTGGTTTGTCCACTAAAAAGAGTTACAAGTTAGACAAATAGATAGACAGATGTCTAGTTTATAATCCTACCCAGAGGCATCAATTTCCGTGTATTGCTGGAGCGCTATTAAGCTAATGAGCTTGTTGTCCAGTGGATTTCTCTCCTGGCCTGTGCTGAACACCTCCGCATTGATAGTCAAGGCACTGCCCGTAAGAGCGCTGACATCAAAGCTTATGGTCACGCTATCCTTATCGCCCTTCATCAACGGACGTCCACGGTTCAGATCGCAGACCATAACAGCCTCGAAGACATTGCAGGTTCCAGGAGTTTGCGCAAAGTTCAGACGACTCGAGCTAGTGACATTGAGCTGGGGCAGATAGGCGGTCTCTCCCTGGTTGGTCACCTCGTAGGTCATGCGCAACGTTTTGCTGCTACCCAAGATATAGCTTGGGCTGTGGAGATATCCGATTAGTATATGAACAACTTTAATGCATTCCGACTTACCTCATATCCTTGCCGCTGAGCTGCAGATCGGCTATGCAAATATCTGTGGCACAGCCGGTGCTGAAAATGATTTTCTCCGAGTAGACCTTGGGATCAGCCGGGATCCACAGCCACGCACGTTTCGCAGAATTCTGAAAAGTTATATCATTAAAATTCCGTTGTGATTGAATTGAATGCGGGTTCTGACTTACCCTCAGAGTCTGGCACCTTCTTGGTGAGCTCATAGTGCATTTCCAGTTCGATGGGCTGGAATATATCCTTCTCGCTGTAGCGCACCTCGACCTCAACGACGCGACACTGTTGGGTCATGCCTGCGACCGCATTGAAGCTGAGCTCATTGGACTGCGTCGAAACAAACTTGGCGCGCTTCAGCTGCGCATCAATGACAATCCGCATGGCCATGTCCTGCTGCTGAGCAGAGCTGGCCTTCGAGGTGGTAGTGAGTCCATAGCAGGCCGTAATCTGCACTCGGTTTTGATCAGGCTTAATCTCGCGGCTCTGGGAGCGCACACTGGCCAGCAGCTTGACCACAGGATAAGCGCGATAGATGAACAAAGCCTCAGCATTGGGGGCGCCCACAGCAAAGTCATTGAATCCATTTGCGTCGATGTCCGAGCCACGAGACAAGCCATGTCCAAACATATGCTCGCCATACTTCGATGCCTGCTGCAGTGGCGAATCCAAGCGCTGGCTGGGCTGATTCCGCAGTCCCAGCTCGCTGCCCAGATAAATGAAAACAGATCCATTGCCAGCAAAAGGCGCTCCAACGGCAATATCTGTATAAGTGATCAAAGTTATAAGAACAAGGCTTTGAACACGCTTTAAATAGAGTGGACTTACCGTTAAAGCCGTCGTGATTAATGTCGCCCAGTCGCGTCAGCGTGGTGCCGAAACGTGCCTTGGCCACATTCGGCAGCGGACTGCGCAGCAGCTTGGACTCGAAATTAAACTGAAAACGATAGTCAGGCGATTAGTCATGCACTCCATTAAACAGACAATGCTTTTGATTGTTACACAAAGAATGCAGGGAATACTTTTAAAGACCTTCTAGattgaattaataattaattaattaattaatcttaTTTAAATGTCTTTTCTTTAAGAACTTTCTTCAGCGAAAGACTTGCTCAACTTGTTGATCACAAGTTAAAGTTATCTCTATATCTAATGATCTTTGTTATTGTATTAGCAGTGATTACTTATAACAGCTACTAAGTTTAGTATTAACTCACTCTGCCCTTGTTGATGAAGACGTAAATGGCGCCATTGTCATGTGAGTCCTCGAACGAGTGCTGGGGCGCTGATATAATTAGATCGGTGAGATTATCGCCGTTGAGATCCTCCGCCAGCACGGAGTAGCCAAAGTACTCGCCAAACTGCTCGCCTCGGAACACATGAAGCTTGTCAATGTTGTCCTTGCCCTGTATGTCGAAGATGTAACCCTCGCCGGACTGTTCGTTGGCCTGTGGTGCGGTAGCCACATAAAGCAAACGCTTCCGATCTTGGCTGTCGAAGTAACCAGAGCTGACGGCATAGCCAAAGTATGAGTCATCCGGCTGCTTCCAGCGTCCGGGATTGGGTATACTTGTTTCATAGGAATACTCCTGTTCGTAGTTTATGTGATCCCCACCCGCACGCACTTTGCGTCTGCGTTGCTGGCTGCTCGTGTCACGCCGACTGGCGGAGGGATCCTCCACTGCAATGACCTTGCGCTGGCGTATGACCGAGCCACGCCAGTTGAATATGCCGGGCGCACCAATGAGCATCTGATCGTTGTCATCGGCAATATGTGCGCTCAGTCCCTGCTCGGCTAATATGTAGAAATAATATCTGTGGTTGTTGTCCTCCCTCACTTGATTGTCCTTCAGACGCAGCGGTGAGATCTTGGTTATATTCTGTGGCTGATCGGCCAGCGTATCGGCTACCCAATAGCATATGCCATTCATATGATAGTCCTTGCTGGAGGGTGCAATAAATCTGGGCGCGCAGACCAGCAGCTTGTCCGTGTCCTTCGTGCCGCCATCCATGGCACCACCCAGCCACTGATAGTCGCGACGCTCCGAGTCCCAAGTGTACTCGCTGCGCTCAATATTGATATTGCCACGCCCCTCAAATATGTAAGGGTTGCAAGTGCCGCTGAGCAGCGAGCACTTGTAAACGGCGCCCGTTTCATTGACCTTGCGCTGAGCTTCCAGTGTGGACTGGGCCTGTGGTGCGCCCACAAAAATGCTGCAAGAGCAACAGAGAGACAAATATTAGTCAGATCAATTGAACTTAGACATTGGTGATGAATCGATTAGTCGCCGCGCTGTTTggttgcatttataaatatatttgtgacTTGGCTGTCAGTTTACTTAAGTTGGGCAAACAGATAAGCGAATATTATCTAGCAGCATAGctggcgtatacttgataagCTTTGTCGACTCGaaaacttgtatttattttatggcaGCAAATTAAGCTAATATGCTTAAAAACTATAGCAgtatttaatgctaaaatttgtatatttaaatttaaattaatttgaaccATTTATAAACTGGGCGTGGATCAATAAGTGTATCATAGTATAGCGATCTATattattgccattgccatttgtcacacacacacacgcacacacttgcaatttccgcatgtgtgtgtgtaatcttATCAAAGAAAATCGACTCAAAAAGCAACGCTTGATAAACAATAATGTAAAGAGTTTGTAGCATTGACTAACCTTTTAGCTAGAAATAAGTCAagaaacttttataaattgaaattgaaattattaaattgctcAACACATTGTCTCAAGAACGTGCAATGTAcgtaaaatgttttaaatatttgcataactttaGCAACGTCTGTGCGCGACTCTCGGCCCTCTGCACTCCCCTCCCCCACCCACTCGCTGTCTACACATTATGCCATGTCAATTGATAGCAAGTAATGACTTCATCATTTGTACAACATATTAAGCATGTTTGGTTTTTActctttttaaattgctgccgtcgctgcaaTTTTACTtcattcacttttattttatagcgtTTTGACCCCCCCACACACGCCTCAGGCCTATGCTTGAGCTTCGTCTTCAGTTCGATTGCGTATGAATCATCAACTCCACAACCTGTTTGCGCACCCCGTCGAATTTTCAAAGTCAACGCTTTGATCTTGGCAGCAGCTCAGAGTACGGCTCCGTTAACGGATACAGTTAGTGTAACACTCACCCATGTGGCCGCAAGCTCATAGTATAACCGAAATATGACGCACGCACTTTGGGCATCACGGTTGCGAGCTGTGGATCTCGAATGATGCGATTGGGACGCGGTGATAGGTTGTAAGCCACGATGCTGTTGCAGGCCAGGCCGATCAAAAGCAGGCAACTGCATATTTGCGGCACAGACAAGCGACCTTGCCCtgccatttttgttgctgattaTAAATGCGAAAAGCGCGTTGCctttatattaaacaagttTGTGTTAAAGCCAACTTATGGGccgttaaataatttaagataATATATTATCACTGCGGCCAGCAAACGTAAAGCACGCGCAGTCAAATTTTCGACACAACCGTCTCACACGAAAGTCTAAACGAAACTAACTCGTCGTATACGCGCTCGAGAGAGCGGCGTCTTGGTAAAAAGTCGTAtacgcgctctctcgctgtcAGTCGCTTGCGCTTTGCCGCATTGTCGCCGCCAGGTAGCGCGCGcgtgctctcgctctcgctctctattgCGCTCTCAACAGTCGTGGGCAGCTTACTCATTTTACCGTTGCTGTTTGGCTTGCACAGTGGGAGTTGAAAGTGTTATGAAGAGCATTGTTTACGATTGCTGATTACCATATTTGGCAAAGAGTAAATGTCACGCCATTGACTTTAGCTGCCAAGCAAAGAGTTTTCACATTAAAAGCCAcaataaacaaagaaaactaaactttgcatgtgtgtctgGTTTTATTTTGCGAGTTTCTTAGCTTGCTGCTGATAagaaaatgaattcaaaacaaattgaataaaaccGGTTAAGCAGCTTTAACAAAAAACTATTTCCAATTTCACTGCATAAatatagaagaaaaaaaaacatatgtatataaatgtgcGATAAAGCAGCAGACCTACGCAAAACGACTTCTTAAGAACTCTCAAGtagctcataaatatataacaattaaaatcgtttgaaaatctataaaaaattacataaagcTTGTTgtgacaaatatttatattatgttagCTTTTTATAGAAAAAGAATACACAAGTTTGTTGATAAGGCAGAAGGAAGAACTGCAACAATTCAAAACAGCTGATTGCAGCTGTGAGTCTGCATAAAATGCTtactcatcatcatcagcagcagcagcgactatGAATCACAAGTTGTTAGCTTAAACTGCGTGCCTCAATTACAAATAGCACAAGTGTACTTTTAATTACTTACAAAttgctggcttttgtttaaactttaagttgACAAGCAGTTGAGAGTTGGCTACCTGTTTAATTATTGACTTatgcaaaacaagcaacaaaagacaaaacgCAAACATCACTCAAAGCGAACATAACTGACCAACGCTAGCTGCGAGTATttcccaaaaaaataaatgagcacAAAAGGCGCGCGTGACTCACTCAACGCTTGCTGGACACCAGTGTAATGTGTCACCCACATATATAACATGAAATGCATCCAAGCTTCAACAGTCGCCGGCATTTTTATAGAGCTGCTCGCAATTAAGAAACTTCATGCTCAATtaagttttgcataatttataaacattaaaaacattttatactgcaaatttaaacaacaaaaaatcacaAGCAAGCGCTATAGACTAAAAACTGGTTTCAAGCTTTATATCAATGTTTAGAACTTAGCATAATATATACAGTTACATTTCAAATTCGAAAGTTAGTCATAGCgcacatttgctgctgtttctaTTGCCATGGCCAGCGCTGTTTGGCGACTTCGATTGTCGCTTTACATGATTTGTTGCCTGGTTTCTAGAGCTGAACATCAAGCATGTTAAGctacaatagcaacaacaataataataacaataagtgAAGACCACACAAATTTTGTACGTATGCGTATTGCTGCCATTtccatcatcatcaacagcagcagcaataacaacaacaaattcaacttTGCGgtcaaacaaatgtttaagaaCAAAAGCAACCGCTTCGCTGCTTTCTTTGCTGCATTGCTCGTTTGGGCATTGAGTTTAATGACCAAGAGTAAAGcggctaaaaatatttgtgcggTGTTAACACTGTGGTGAGGGCGTATGTATCCATCCATCCATGTGTGGTTGCAGCCAAAGTGCGCAGTGTGTATTTTGTTGATATGGCGCCGCTGTTGCAGACAGTGCTTCGTGCATTATaatatgcagcagctgttgttgttgttctttttgttgccaCTGTGCAGCAGGCAGACGTCGCCAGGCAATCGCCTTTGtcaacatacatacaaacgtgAGTGT
Protein-coding regions in this window:
- the LOC108597134 gene encoding LOW QUALITY PROTEIN: integrin alpha-PS3 (The sequence of the model RefSeq protein was modified relative to this genomic sequence to represent the inferred CDS: deleted 1 base in 1 codon), producing MAGQGRLSVPQICSCLLLIGLACNSIVAYNLSPRPNRIIRDPQLATVMPKVRASYFGYTMSLRPHGIFVGAPQAQSTLEAQRKVNETGAVYKCSLLSGTCNPYIFEGRGNINIERSEYTWDSERRDYQWLGGAMDGGTKDTDKLLVCAPRFIAPSSKDYHMNGICYWVADTLADQPQNITKISPLRLKDNQVREDNNHRYYFYILAEQGLSAHIADDNDQMLIGAPGIFNWRGSVIRQRKVIAVEDPSASRRDTSSQQRRRKVRAGGDHINYEQEYSYETSIPNPGRWKQPDDSYFGYAVSSGYFDSQDRKRLLYVATAPQANEQSGEGYIFDIQGKDNIDKLHVFRGEQFGEYFGYSVLAEDLNGDNLTDLIISAPQHSFEDSHDNGAIYVFINKGRFNFESKLLRSPLPNVAKARFGTTLTRLGDINHDGFNDIAVGAPFAGNGSVFIYLGSELGLRNQPSQRLDSPLQQASKYGEHMFGHGLSRGSDIDANGFNDFAVGAPNAEALFIYRAYPVVKLLASVRSQSREIKPDQNRVQITACYGLTTTSKASSAQQQDMAMRIVIDAQLKRAKFVSTQSNELSFNAVAGMTQQCRVVEVEVRYSEKDIFQPIELEMHYELTKKVPDSEEFCETCVAVDPADPKVYSEKIIFSTGCATDICIADLQLSGKDMSPSYILGSSKTLRMTYEVTNQGETAYLPQLNVTSSSRLNFAQTPGTCNVFEAVMVCDLNRGRPLMKGDKDSVTISFDVSALTGSALTINAEVFSTGQERNPLDNKLISLIALQQYTEIDASGGQTNGAIDLEHYKNSAEIINNYEIKSNGPSTVDALELVFHIPVAYKIAGSTATIPIINVSNLTMQATYDAQLVAIELLDQNNTQLILNPIEVPTSRIGYDEEHAVLTQNGEHYDISTSGHVHEHLQILDTDSVATASMSRKRRDLKALTANREQYARISNIKAHELLSDDLKGKLPVNRTIVFNCKDPEMTICLRAIMRIYNFKPEKPVNLNMRFSVDLNEVNAILSDPWEFFAILIDLNVRKEGDPKGSTLAITRKIEPNVISKHLVTSFPIWIIIVSVLGGLLLLAAITYGMYKAGFFNRAKKEELDKLVQQSPVEPEAETLNSGDN